A window from Pontibacillus yanchengensis encodes these proteins:
- a CDS encoding acyl-CoA dehydrogenase family protein, protein MSETKEKVFKGGGFLVEDLTADDVITPEDFSDEHWMIAKTAEDFVLGEVVPKIENLENHEFEHSVALLKQAGELGLLGADVPEEYGGLGLDKISSSLITEKFSRAGGFSVTHGAHVGIGSLPIVFFGDEDQKQKYLPKLATGEKLAAYALTEPGSGSDALGAKTTAKLNDAGTHYILNGEKQWITNSAFADVFVVYAKIDGDKFTAFIVERDYPGVSTGPEEKKMGIKSSSTRTLILEDAEVPKENVLGEIGKGHIIAFNILNVGRYKLAIGGVGSSKRALELAVKYANQRKQFKTAISSFPLSQEKLGTMASNIYANESAVYRTVGLFEQRMGKLSDEELKDGKEVAKAIAEYAIECSLTKVFGTELLDYVSDEAVQLHGGYGFMQEYEVERIYRDSRINRIFEGTNEINRMIVPGTLMKKAMKGELPLLQKAESLQEELMMMMPEEPGTETLEQEKYLLKNAKKIGLLAAGLAAQKYGEKLENEQEILVNIADIVGEIYNMESTVLRTEKAIQKTGEEKNKQKLLMTQVYVQEAFNRIEAHAKETLIASEEGDSLRMMLSALRKLTRHTPINVITKKREVAATVINEEKYVG, encoded by the coding sequence ATGAGTGAAACAAAAGAGAAAGTTTTTAAAGGCGGGGGCTTTTTAGTAGAGGATTTAACGGCTGATGATGTTATTACACCGGAGGATTTTTCAGACGAACATTGGATGATTGCGAAGACTGCAGAAGATTTTGTTTTAGGTGAAGTTGTTCCTAAAATTGAAAATCTTGAAAATCATGAATTTGAACATTCCGTAGCTCTATTAAAGCAAGCAGGAGAATTAGGCCTGTTAGGTGCAGATGTTCCAGAAGAGTATGGAGGATTAGGTTTAGATAAGATTAGCTCCTCTCTTATCACAGAGAAGTTCTCGCGAGCAGGAGGCTTTTCCGTTACTCATGGGGCACACGTAGGTATTGGTTCATTACCTATTGTGTTCTTTGGAGACGAAGATCAAAAACAAAAATATCTACCTAAGTTAGCAACGGGAGAAAAACTTGCCGCATACGCTCTAACTGAACCAGGTTCAGGTTCGGATGCACTTGGCGCTAAGACGACAGCTAAACTGAATGATGCAGGTACACACTATATTTTGAACGGTGAAAAGCAATGGATCACAAATTCAGCCTTTGCGGATGTGTTTGTAGTCTATGCCAAAATTGATGGCGATAAATTTACAGCTTTTATAGTTGAGCGTGATTATCCAGGTGTTTCTACAGGCCCTGAAGAGAAAAAGATGGGGATTAAGAGTTCCTCTACTCGTACGTTAATTCTTGAGGATGCAGAAGTCCCAAAAGAAAATGTACTTGGAGAGATTGGTAAAGGTCATATCATTGCTTTCAATATCTTAAATGTTGGTCGTTACAAGCTTGCAATTGGGGGCGTTGGTAGTTCTAAACGAGCTCTTGAATTAGCAGTTAAATATGCGAATCAGCGGAAGCAATTTAAAACAGCAATTTCAAGTTTCCCACTAAGTCAAGAAAAATTAGGTACGATGGCTTCGAATATTTATGCCAATGAGAGTGCAGTGTACCGTACAGTTGGGTTATTTGAACAACGTATGGGTAAGTTGTCTGATGAGGAGCTTAAAGATGGGAAAGAGGTAGCAAAAGCAATTGCAGAATATGCAATCGAGTGCTCTCTCACAAAAGTATTTGGCACAGAGCTATTGGATTATGTTTCTGATGAAGCAGTACAGCTACATGGTGGTTATGGCTTTATGCAAGAGTATGAAGTAGAACGAATCTACCGTGATTCTCGTATTAACCGTATCTTTGAAGGTACCAACGAAATAAATCGCATGATCGTACCTGGAACACTAATGAAGAAAGCAATGAAAGGCGAACTTCCTCTTCTTCAAAAAGCCGAAAGCTTACAGGAAGAATTAATGATGATGATGCCTGAAGAACCAGGAACGGAAACATTAGAGCAAGAAAAGTATTTATTAAAGAATGCAAAGAAAATAGGCTTATTAGCAGCAGGTTTGGCTGCACAGAAATATGGTGAAAAACTTGAAAATGAACAGGAAATCTTAGTTAACATTGCTGATATTGTTGGAGAAATCTATAATATGGAATCGACAGTGTTACGAACTGAAAAAGCTATTCAGAAAACAGGTGAAGAGAAAAACAAACAAAAACTTCTAATGACGCAGGTGTACGTTCAAGAAGCATTTAACCGTATCGAAGCTCATGCTAAAGAAACGTTAATTGCAAGTGAAGAAGGAGATTCCTTGCGTATGATGCTATCCGCCTTACGTAAGTTGACTCGTCACACTCCAATTAACGTCATCACGAAGAAGCGTGAAGTTGCAGCTACTGTCATTAATGAAGAAAAATATGTGGGTTAA
- a CDS encoding acetyl-CoA C-acetyltransferase, giving the protein MKEAVIVAGARTPVGKANRGTLKNTRPDDLAALTIRETLNRAGGYEGNIDDVIIGCAIPEAEQGTNMARSISALAGLPNSVPAITINRYCSSGLQSIAYAAERIMLGYSDTIIAGGAESMSLVPVPGHVVKPNVKLVEQAPEYYMGMGYTAEEVAKRFEISREEQDAFAVRSHEKAAKAIQEGKFNEEVVPVDVIERSIGSDNKIKENERQFSVDEGVRAGTSLETLAKLKPAFKVNGSVTAGNSSQMSDGAASVLVMEKEKALAEGLTPLVKFHSFAVAGVAPEIMGVGPVEAIPKALKLAGLSQQDIGLFELNEAFASQSIQVIRELGLDEDKVNVNGGAIALGHPLGCTGTKLTLSLIHEMKRRNEQFGVVTMCIGGGMGAAGVFELI; this is encoded by the coding sequence GTGAAGGAAGCTGTCATCGTTGCAGGTGCGCGAACACCTGTAGGAAAAGCAAATAGAGGGACACTTAAGAATACTCGTCCCGATGATTTAGCTGCTTTAACTATTCGAGAAACATTGAATAGGGCAGGCGGATACGAAGGTAATATTGATGATGTCATTATTGGCTGTGCCATTCCAGAAGCTGAGCAAGGAACAAATATGGCTCGTAGCATCTCAGCTTTAGCGGGTCTACCAAATTCTGTACCGGCCATTACCATTAATCGTTATTGTTCAAGTGGGTTACAAAGTATAGCCTATGCTGCTGAGCGAATTATGCTAGGTTACAGTGACACGATTATTGCTGGTGGAGCAGAATCTATGAGTCTAGTACCTGTTCCTGGGCATGTTGTAAAACCAAATGTAAAGCTAGTGGAACAAGCACCAGAATATTATATGGGTATGGGCTATACCGCCGAAGAGGTAGCGAAACGTTTTGAAATATCTAGAGAAGAACAGGATGCCTTTGCTGTTCGAAGTCATGAAAAAGCTGCAAAAGCGATTCAAGAAGGTAAGTTCAACGAAGAAGTTGTTCCAGTAGATGTCATAGAGAGAAGCATAGGGTCTGATAACAAAATAAAGGAAAATGAACGTCAATTTAGTGTAGATGAAGGAGTCAGAGCTGGAACAAGCTTAGAAACACTTGCAAAACTGAAGCCTGCTTTCAAGGTTAATGGATCTGTTACAGCAGGAAACTCTTCCCAAATGAGTGATGGAGCTGCTTCTGTACTAGTTATGGAAAAGGAAAAAGCACTAGCAGAAGGCTTAACGCCTTTAGTGAAATTTCATTCATTTGCGGTAGCTGGTGTAGCACCAGAAATCATGGGAGTGGGTCCTGTAGAAGCGATTCCTAAAGCGCTTAAACTAGCAGGACTGAGTCAGCAAGACATTGGACTATTTGAATTGAATGAAGCCTTTGCTTCGCAGTCCATTCAAGTAATTCGAGAGCTTGGGCTAGATGAAGATAAAGTCAATGTAAATGGTGGAGCCATTGCACTTGGTCATCCGCTAGGCTGTACAGGTACAAAGCTTACGTTGAGTTTAATTCATGAAATGAAACGTCGTAATGAACAATTTGGTGTTGTAACAATGTGTATTGGTGGCGGAATGGGCGCTGCTGGAGTCTTTGAACTAATATAG
- a CDS encoding 3-hydroxyacyl-CoA dehydrogenase/enoyl-CoA hydratase family protein has product MKRTIKRAAVLGSGVMGAGIAAHLANVGIPTLMLDIVPKELSDKEAKQGLTLEHPKVRNRISETSKQQLLKQKPSPLTSKKNLDLIESGNMEDDMERLQEVDWIIEVVVENLEIKQKVYNSVDQYRKEGSIVSSNTSGISVEAMKEGRSEDFKKHFLGTHFFNPPRYLKLLEIIPTKDTDSDVLSFMKQFGEDVLGKGVVEAKDTPNFIANRIGTYGLLVTVQEMVKGNYSVGEVDSVTGPMIGRPKSATFRTLDVVGLDTFLHVAKNVYDQVEGEEKNVFDPPQFMKTMQEKGWLGSKSGQGFFLKQKGEKGSVILELNPDTLEYQERKKLKTSATEMAKQEKGAERKLKALVSAKGDRAGDLVWNITKPALLYSAELLGDIADDIPSIDDAMKWGFGWELGPFEMWDAIGVEKSVARMKEEGHTVPAWVEDMLEKGFSSFYKHENGNVYYYHNGEYKQQTFNEKEIHLSRLKERKGVIKQNKGASLIDIGDGVALLEFHSQSNAIGLDIMQMVDYAIEEVEQNYEGLVIGNQGKNFCVGANLGMILMEAQDYNFVEIEMVIKKFQQAMMNIKYSNKPVVAAPFGMTLGGGAEIALPASSIQASQETYMGLVEAGVGLIPGGGGNKELYLKHLRGIPEGVDFDLQKVTNEVFEKIATANVSTSAEEAREAGFLDQMDAISVNGDHLLHDAKQKVLGLAKAGYQPPKRTKIPVVGEPGYATMLLGAKTMGFGGYASEHDIKIAQKLAFVLAGGNVPQHTLVDEEYLLDLEREAFLSLVGEPKTQQRMQHMLMKGKPLRN; this is encoded by the coding sequence ATGAAGCGAACAATCAAAAGGGCGGCCGTCTTAGGCTCTGGTGTTATGGGGGCAGGTATTGCGGCGCACTTAGCTAATGTAGGCATTCCAACACTTATGCTAGACATTGTACCTAAAGAGTTATCGGATAAGGAGGCGAAACAAGGTCTCACGCTTGAACATCCAAAGGTTCGGAATCGAATAAGTGAAACGAGTAAACAACAGCTTTTAAAGCAAAAGCCATCTCCATTAACAAGCAAGAAAAATTTAGATCTTATTGAATCTGGAAATATGGAAGATGATATGGAACGATTACAGGAAGTAGATTGGATAATTGAAGTAGTCGTGGAAAATTTGGAAATTAAACAGAAAGTATATAATTCAGTAGACCAATATAGAAAAGAGGGGTCTATTGTTAGTTCCAATACATCGGGAATATCGGTAGAAGCTATGAAAGAAGGACGTTCTGAAGACTTTAAAAAGCATTTCTTAGGAACTCACTTCTTTAACCCGCCACGTTACTTAAAGTTGTTAGAAATTATTCCTACGAAAGATACGGATTCAGATGTACTCTCATTTATGAAACAATTTGGTGAGGACGTACTTGGTAAAGGGGTAGTGGAAGCGAAGGACACTCCTAACTTTATTGCTAACCGAATTGGTACGTATGGACTTCTTGTCACTGTTCAAGAAATGGTGAAAGGTAACTATAGTGTTGGTGAAGTGGACTCTGTCACAGGGCCTATGATTGGTCGGCCAAAGAGTGCAACATTCCGTACACTAGATGTAGTTGGATTGGACACCTTTTTACATGTTGCTAAAAATGTGTACGATCAGGTTGAAGGAGAGGAGAAAAACGTATTTGATCCTCCACAATTTATGAAAACAATGCAAGAGAAAGGTTGGTTAGGTTCAAAAAGTGGCCAAGGTTTTTTCTTGAAGCAAAAAGGTGAAAAAGGGAGCGTCATTCTAGAATTAAATCCAGATACACTTGAGTATCAAGAGCGTAAAAAGCTGAAAACAAGCGCTACAGAAATGGCAAAGCAAGAAAAAGGTGCCGAACGAAAATTAAAAGCTCTAGTCTCTGCTAAAGGGGATCGAGCCGGTGATTTAGTATGGAACATCACGAAACCTGCATTGCTCTACTCAGCTGAATTACTAGGTGATATAGCAGATGACATTCCATCTATTGATGACGCAATGAAGTGGGGCTTCGGTTGGGAACTAGGTCCATTCGAGATGTGGGATGCAATAGGTGTTGAAAAGTCAGTAGCACGTATGAAAGAAGAAGGGCATACTGTCCCTGCATGGGTAGAAGATATGTTGGAAAAAGGATTTTCTTCCTTTTATAAACATGAAAATGGAAACGTTTACTACTATCATAATGGAGAATACAAGCAACAGACCTTTAATGAAAAAGAAATTCACCTGAGTCGTTTGAAGGAACGTAAAGGTGTCATTAAACAAAATAAAGGTGCTAGTCTCATCGACATCGGTGATGGTGTAGCCTTACTTGAATTTCATTCACAAAGTAATGCCATTGGTTTAGATATCATGCAAATGGTGGATTACGCCATTGAGGAAGTAGAACAAAATTATGAAGGCTTAGTCATAGGAAACCAAGGTAAGAATTTCTGTGTAGGTGCTAACTTAGGCATGATTTTAATGGAAGCACAGGATTATAATTTTGTTGAAATAGAAATGGTTATCAAGAAGTTCCAGCAAGCGATGATGAATATCAAGTATTCTAATAAGCCGGTAGTTGCAGCTCCTTTTGGTATGACACTAGGTGGTGGAGCGGAAATCGCATTACCTGCAAGCTCCATTCAAGCTTCTCAAGAAACGTATATGGGACTTGTGGAAGCTGGTGTCGGCCTCATTCCAGGTGGTGGTGGAAACAAGGAACTTTACTTAAAGCATCTTAGAGGCATACCTGAAGGCGTTGATTTTGATTTGCAGAAAGTTACAAATGAAGTTTTTGAAAAAATTGCAACAGCTAACGTGTCTACATCAGCTGAAGAAGCTCGAGAGGCAGGCTTTTTAGACCAAATGGACGCCATCAGTGTTAATGGGGATCACCTATTACATGATGCGAAACAAAAGGTGCTTGGATTAGCTAAAGCTGGCTATCAGCCGCCTAAACGAACGAAAATCCCAGTAGTTGGTGAGCCAGGATATGCAACGATGCTACTTGGTGCAAAGACAATGGGATTCGGGGGATATGCATCAGAACATGATATCAAAATTGCACAGAAACTTGCTTTTGTCTTAGCTGGTGGAAATGTGCCTCAACATACATTGGTTGATGAAGAATATCTATTAGATCTAGAACGCGAAGCATTCTTGAGTCTTGTAGGTGAGCCAAAAACACAACAACGCATGCAGCATATGCTTATGAAAGGTAAGCCATTGCGTAACTAA